From Campylobacter sp. MIT 12-8780, the proteins below share one genomic window:
- the groL gene encoding chaperonin GroEL (60 kDa chaperone family; promotes refolding of misfolded polypeptides especially under stressful conditions; forms two stacked rings of heptamers to form a barrel-shaped 14mer; ends can be capped by GroES; misfolded proteins enter the barrel where they are refolded when GroES binds), protein MAKEIFFSDEARNKLYEGVKKLNDAVKVTMGPRGRNVLIQKSFGAPSITKDGVSVAKEVELKDSLENMGAALVREVASKTADQAGDGTTTATVLAHAIFKEGLRNITAGANPIEVKRGMDKACEAIVAELKKLSREVKDKKEIAQVATISANSDEKIGELIADAMEKVGKDGVITVEEAKSINDELNVVEGMQFDRGYLSPYFITNADKMTVELQSPYILLFDKKITSLKDLLPILEQIQKTGKPLLIIAEDIEGEALATLVVNKLRGVLNISAVKAPGFGDRRKAMLEDIAILTGGEVIAEELGRTLESASLQDLGQASSVIIDKDNTTIVNGAGEKKNIDARVNQIKAQIAETTSDYDREKLQERLAKLSGGVALIKVGAATETEMKEKKDRVDDALSATKAAVEEGIVIGGGAALIKAKSKIKLDLKGDEAIGAAIVERALRAPLKQIAENAGFDAGVVVNSVESSTEEHLGFDAAKGEYVDMLKAGIIDPVKVERIALLNAVSVASMLLTTEATISEIKEEKPAMPDMSGMGGMGGMGGMM, encoded by the coding sequence ATGGCAAAAGAAATATTTTTTTCAGATGAAGCAAGAAACAAACTTTATGAAGGCGTAAAAAAACTTAATGACGCTGTTAAAGTAACTATGGGACCAAGAGGACGTAATGTTTTGATCCAAAAGAGTTTTGGTGCTCCAAGCATTACAAAAGATGGCGTAAGCGTAGCTAAGGAAGTTGAGCTTAAAGATAGTCTTGAAAATATGGGTGCTGCTTTAGTTAGAGAAGTAGCAAGCAAAACAGCTGATCAAGCAGGCGATGGCACCACAACAGCTACAGTTTTAGCTCATGCTATCTTTAAAGAAGGCTTAAGAAATATCACAGCTGGAGCTAATCCTATAGAAGTCAAAAGAGGTATGGATAAAGCTTGCGAAGCTATAGTAGCTGAACTTAAAAAGCTTTCAAGAGAAGTTAAGGATAAAAAAGAAATCGCTCAAGTAGCAACTATCTCAGCAAATTCAGATGAAAAAATCGGTGAATTAATCGCTGATGCTATGGAAAAAGTAGGCAAAGACGGCGTTATCACCGTTGAAGAAGCAAAGTCAATCAATGATGAGCTTAATGTGGTTGAGGGTATGCAATTTGACAGAGGCTATCTAAGCCCTTATTTTATCACTAATGCAGATAAAATGACTGTTGAGCTTCAAAGCCCATATATCTTGCTTTTTGATAAAAAAATCACTAGCTTAAAAGATTTGCTTCCTATCTTAGAGCAAATCCAAAAAACAGGCAAACCTCTTTTAATCATCGCTGAAGACATAGAAGGCGAAGCTTTAGCAACCTTAGTTGTAAATAAACTTAGAGGCGTGCTTAATATCTCAGCCGTAAAAGCTCCGGGCTTTGGCGATAGACGCAAGGCTATGCTTGAAGATATTGCCATCTTAACAGGAGGTGAAGTTATCGCTGAAGAGCTTGGCAGAACCTTAGAAAGTGCTAGTTTGCAAGACTTAGGACAAGCAAGCTCAGTTATCATTGATAAAGACAACACGACTATAGTTAATGGTGCTGGCGAAAAGAAAAATATAGACGCAAGAGTCAATCAAATCAAGGCTCAAATCGCAGAAACTACAAGCGATTATGATAGAGAAAAACTCCAAGAAAGACTTGCTAAATTAAGCGGTGGAGTAGCTCTTATCAAGGTTGGTGCTGCTACTGAAACTGAAATGAAAGAGAAAAAAGATCGTGTTGATGACGCACTAAGCGCTACTAAAGCTGCTGTTGAAGAAGGTATAGTTATCGGCGGTGGAGCTGCTTTAATCAAAGCAAAATCAAAAATCAAGCTTGATTTAAAAGGCGATGAAGCTATAGGTGCAGCCATAGTTGAAAGAGCTTTAAGAGCACCTTTAAAACAAATCGCTGAAAATGCTGGCTTTGACGCAGGCGTGGTTGTAAATTCAGTTGAAAGCAGCACAGAAGAACATCTTGGTTTTGACGCTGCAAAGGGCGAATATGTTGATATGCTTAAAGCTGGTATCATTGATCCAGTAAAAGTAGAAAGAATAGCCCTACTTAACGCAGTAAGCGTAGCTTCAATGCTTTTAACTACAGAAGCAACAATTAGCGAGATAAAAGAAGAAAAACCAGCTATGCCTGATATGAGCGGTATGGGTGGCATGGGAGGAATGGGTGGCATGATGTAA
- a CDS encoding NAD(P)/FAD-dependent oxidoreductase, which produces MQKTTSCQLKNLEELKLPQNPKILIIGGGYGGLKVALGLQKLVSFSSNNKPEITLISKHDYHYQTTLLHKVAIGTLSPRKARIYYRKLLDPKKVRFIKDKIINLSPNERCVYGNGGRYDYDVLVITLGFKPDSFGIKGVKEHSFKLSSLNRALKLSQHIEHKFKDYIHSKNPDDLSVVVCGTGFTSIEFAAELASQIEELCLICGIDKKIPKITCIGRSDRILPVFDTKLSQKAVKKLEDMGVKLITKGNVKEVCKNGVIIERNGKDEFIKANTILWGAGVKGSDIIEKSSIPNRKGRIEVDRQLRCFDYPEIFVVGDSACPTTKDAIHAPTAQLSAQMGDFVARMLSQKLKGKSFTESFSFKHRGTVCSIGHTDGVGIVYGKNVSGEFAAFMKNTIENRWLFSLGGFPMVFRKGQFRYRSSN; this is translated from the coding sequence ATGCAAAAAACCACAAGCTGCCAACTTAAAAATTTAGAAGAACTCAAGCTCCCTCAAAACCCAAAAATTCTTATTATAGGAGGAGGCTATGGAGGCTTAAAAGTTGCACTTGGACTTCAAAAACTCGTTTCTTTTTCATCAAACAATAAGCCTGAGATCACTTTAATCAGCAAGCACGACTATCACTACCAAACCACACTTTTACACAAAGTTGCCATAGGCACGCTCTCGCCACGAAAAGCAAGAATTTACTACCGCAAACTTTTAGATCCAAAAAAAGTGCGTTTTATCAAAGATAAGATCATTAATCTTAGCCCAAATGAACGTTGTGTGTATGGAAATGGGGGCAGATATGATTATGATGTTTTAGTCATCACGCTTGGTTTTAAACCAGATAGCTTTGGCATAAAAGGTGTGAAAGAACACAGCTTTAAGCTATCCTCGCTCAATAGAGCCTTAAAGCTTTCCCAGCACATAGAACATAAATTCAAAGATTACATACATAGCAAAAACCCTGATGATCTTAGCGTTGTTGTTTGTGGAACGGGTTTTACAAGCATTGAATTTGCAGCTGAACTTGCTTCACAGATCGAGGAGCTATGCCTGATTTGTGGTATTGATAAAAAAATACCTAAAATCACTTGCATAGGAAGGAGTGATCGAATTTTACCTGTTTTTGATACAAAACTGAGTCAAAAAGCTGTCAAAAAGCTTGAAGATATGGGTGTAAAACTCATCACAAAAGGCAACGTCAAAGAAGTTTGTAAAAATGGCGTTATCATAGAAAGAAATGGCAAAGATGAATTTATCAAAGCAAATACCATTCTTTGGGGAGCTGGAGTAAAGGGAAGTGATATCATAGAAAAATCAAGCATACCAAATAGAAAAGGCAGGATAGAAGTTGATAGACAGCTTCGTTGTTTTGATTATCCTGAAATTTTTGTTGTAGGAGATAGCGCTTGTCCTACAACAAAAGACGCCATTCACGCACCAACAGCCCAGCTTTCAGCACAAATGGGAGACTTTGTAGCTCGTATGCTGAGCCAAAAACTCAAAGGTAAAAGCTTCACAGAAAGTTTTTCTTTCAAGCATAGGGGCACAGTGTGTTCTATAGGGCATACCGATGGCGTTGGCATTGTATATGGCAAAAATGTATCTGGAGAATTTGCAGCTTTTATGAAAAACACCATAGAAAATCGCTGGCTTTTTTCTTTAGGAGGCTTTCCTATGGTGTTTAGAAAAGGGCAATTCCGCTACCGAAGCAGTAATTAA
- a CDS encoding CapA family protein, whose protein sequence is MKIVCFLCAFILCVSADRSLSLIMSGDALLHSRVYKDAAFKDKNSSTGLSYDFSKTLAHLKPIITEYDLAFYNQESILAGKEFGLSSYPNFNAPQEFGTQMLQLGFNLVSLANNHTLDRGEAAVLASLKFWQAQKEVVSAGSSFSFEDQKRLRIKEINGIKVGLLAYTYGVNGHFLPQEKAYLVDIFDKQRAKEDIRRLKKEADLILVSMHWGVEYAFEPNEEQKELASFLAKQGVHIIIGNHSHFISPIEFVDDTLVIYSLGNFISSQIGLNRRIGSLVGVKLSLDEKGRVVFEDIGFELIFTYYDENFKNFKLYPFSLLDDSVLANHKQIRLEFEKIIQSKDKNIKAGLPKF, encoded by the coding sequence GTGAAAATTGTGTGCTTTTTATGTGCTTTTATATTGTGTGTAAGCGCTGATAGGAGTTTAAGTCTTATTATGTCAGGTGATGCCTTGCTTCATTCACGCGTGTATAAAGACGCTGCTTTTAAGGATAAAAACTCAAGCACAGGCTTAAGTTATGATTTTTCAAAAACTTTGGCTCATCTAAAGCCTATCATAACAGAGTATGATCTTGCATTTTATAACCAAGAAAGCATACTTGCAGGCAAAGAATTTGGCTTAAGCTCTTATCCAAATTTTAACGCACCGCAAGAATTTGGCACACAAATGCTACAGCTTGGATTTAATCTTGTAAGTCTTGCAAACAATCATACTTTAGATAGAGGAGAAGCAGCTGTGCTCGCTTCTTTGAAATTTTGGCAGGCACAAAAAGAAGTTGTAAGTGCTGGAAGCTCTTTTTCTTTTGAGGATCAAAAACGTTTAAGGATTAAAGAGATAAATGGCATTAAAGTAGGGCTTCTAGCTTATACTTACGGCGTAAATGGGCATTTTTTACCTCAAGAAAAGGCGTATTTGGTTGATATTTTTGATAAACAACGAGCCAAAGAAGATATTAGGCGTTTGAAAAAGGAGGCTGATCTTATCCTTGTTTCAATGCATTGGGGCGTAGAATATGCCTTTGAGCCAAATGAGGAGCAAAAAGAATTAGCCTCATTTTTAGCCAAACAGGGCGTGCATATTATCATAGGAAATCATTCGCATTTCATTTCGCCTATCGAGTTTGTAGATGATACTTTAGTGATTTATTCACTTGGTAATTTTATCTCATCACAAATCGGCTTAAATCGCCGCATAGGCTCGCTTGTAGGTGTAAAGCTTAGCCTTGATGAAAAGGGTAGGGTAGTGTTTGAAGATATTGGCTTTGAGCTTATTTTTACTTACTATGATGAAAATTTTAAAAATTTTAAGCTGTATCCATTTTCGCTTTTAGATGACTCTGTGCTTGCAAATCATAAGCAAATTAGACTTGAATTTGAAAAGATTATTCAAAGCAAAGACAAGAACATTAAGGCAGGCTTGCCAAAGTTTTAA
- a CDS encoding adenylosuccinate lyase, whose product MQIVQSLGSISVHTDDISVFHYFKNLIKKNFSKVLGKKDKIFSFFQEDEIPQRKYFLKLLEKRYKESVNGDLANLSEAYHKTFKLNFKQENTLKPVIFVKIEFMPAGFALKLSSNEKLFISYIKQYFKDHECEYKEESQLLIISYKDKNTLALFEEFASTNEHLKYCIDFDVNEEEYENFKHKVQKKEDNKWKFNALAKLFSSYFQVLECSPENDLNQIRQKYLVLVKLYHPDFYHGKSMSEIAQARVQFEKIQIAYDNLKALYKNNA is encoded by the coding sequence ATGCAAATCGTTCAAAGTCTAGGTTCAATTAGCGTTCATACCGATGATATAAGCGTTTTTCATTATTTTAAAAATCTAATTAAAAAAAATTTTTCAAAGGTTTTGGGTAAAAAGGATAAGATTTTTTCTTTTTTTCAAGAAGATGAAATTCCTCAGCGAAAATATTTTTTAAAGCTACTTGAAAAGCGTTATAAAGAAAGTGTAAATGGCGATCTTGCAAATTTAAGTGAGGCATATCATAAAACCTTTAAGCTTAATTTTAAGCAAGAAAATACACTCAAGCCGGTGATTTTTGTAAAGATTGAGTTTATGCCAGCTGGTTTTGCTTTGAAATTAAGCTCGAATGAAAAGCTTTTTATCTCTTATATAAAGCAGTATTTTAAAGATCATGAATGTGAATACAAAGAAGAAAGTCAGCTTTTAATCATCTCTTATAAAGATAAAAACACGCTTGCTTTGTTTGAAGAGTTTGCAAGCACAAATGAGCATTTAAAATACTGCATTGACTTTGATGTCAATGAGGAAGAGTATGAAAATTTCAAACACAAGGTGCAAAAAAAAGAAGACAATAAATGGAAATTCAACGCTCTTGCAAAGCTTTTTAGTTCATATTTTCAAGTGCTTGAATGTTCTCCAGAAAACGATTTAAATCAAATCAGACAAAAATATCTTGTGCTTGTAAAGCTTTATCACCCAGATTTTTATCATGGCAAGAGTATGAGTGAGATCGCACAAGCAAGAGTTCAGTTTGAGAAAATTCAAATCGCTTATGACAATCTTAAAGCCCTTTACAAAAATAATGCCTAA